The Flavobacterium praedii genome window below encodes:
- the nadA gene encoding quinolinate synthase NadA, translating into MKSLKERILELKKEKNAVILAHYYQESDIQDVADYVGDSLGLSQEAMKVDADIILFAGVHFMAETAKILNPSKKVILPDLKAGCSLAESCPAESFQKFTEAHPDHIVITYVNCSAEVKALTDIVVTSSNAIKIVQSIPLDKPIIFAPDKNLGKYVMEQTGREMLLWDGACVVHEAFSLDKLIALYKQNPDAQIIAHPESETHILKTANYIGSTAGMIEYVKNNPSNKFIVATEAGILHKMKQEVPNKILIPAPSNEDNTCACSECGYMKMNTLQKVYDCLLNETPEINVPDDIREKALIPIERMLELSK; encoded by the coding sequence ATGAAAAGTCTTAAAGAACGTATATTGGAATTAAAAAAAGAGAAAAATGCCGTAATCTTAGCGCATTACTATCAAGAATCCGATATTCAAGATGTGGCAGATTATGTGGGAGATAGCTTGGGATTGTCCCAAGAAGCTATGAAAGTAGATGCTGACATTATCCTATTTGCGGGAGTTCATTTCATGGCCGAAACTGCCAAAATATTAAATCCTTCTAAAAAAGTAATACTTCCAGACCTAAAAGCAGGCTGTTCTCTAGCAGAATCATGTCCTGCAGAATCTTTTCAAAAATTCACAGAAGCACACCCAGACCATATTGTAATCACTTATGTAAACTGTTCAGCCGAAGTAAAAGCACTGACCGATATAGTTGTTACTTCTTCTAATGCTATAAAAATTGTACAATCTATTCCTCTTGACAAGCCAATTATATTTGCTCCTGACAAAAATCTAGGAAAATATGTTATGGAACAAACTGGAAGAGAAATGCTACTTTGGGATGGAGCTTGCGTGGTTCATGAAGCATTTTCTTTGGACAAATTAATTGCATTATACAAGCAAAATCCAGATGCTCAAATTATTGCTCATCCAGAATCAGAAACACATATCTTAAAAACGGCAAACTACATTGGGTCTACTGCTGGAATGATTGAATATGTAAAAAACAATCCAAGTAACAAATTTATTGTTGCAACCGAAGCAGGTATTTTGCATAAAATGAAACAAGAAGTACCTAATAAAATATTAATTCCAGCCCCATCAAACGAAGACAACACTTGTGCTTGCAGCGAATGTGGATATATGAAAATGAATACCCTTCAAAAAGTATATGATTGCTTATTGAATGAAACACCCGAAATTAATGTCCCTGATGACATTAGAGAAAAAGCGTTAATCCCAATCGAACGTATGCTCGAATTATCCAAATAA
- the nadB gene encoding L-aspartate oxidase, whose amino-acid sequence MITTNYLIIGSGVAGLTFALKMANRFPERTITILTKANADESNTKYAQGGIAIVTDKTEDSYQKHIEDTLICGDGLCDETVVKMVITEGPKRLKELIEWGAQFDRNSKGTFDLGKEGGHSENRVVHHKDQTGHEIQRAILEQVMQKENIAVLDHHFALELITKDNKCLGAYALDEKTNEIITYKSDVTLLATGGIGHLYGHTTNPIIATGDGIAMAYRANAKIQDMEFIQFHPTALFDNTGGSKFLISEAVRGFGARLRTKKGELFMHLYDSRGDLASRDIVSQSIDLELKKSGDECVYLDCTHLEMEGFKKHFPMIYKHCMKVGIDLEKDWIPVVPAQHYLCGGIVVDINGKTSIENLFACGECSRTGLHGANRLASNSLLEALVYSDKIYHYLAENPFIAPKTENSIPKWPIESKTKIAPEYVAQTKAKLQLLMRQNAGIVRFDSDLLIAKESLKALQNEIDEKIKNHLVCTDLYELNNMIDIGNLIVQQSIDRNGNCGGFVKFASKDIK is encoded by the coding sequence ATGATTACAACCAATTATTTAATTATAGGTTCTGGAGTAGCAGGTTTAACATTTGCCCTTAAAATGGCAAATCGTTTCCCAGAAAGAACCATCACCATACTTACCAAAGCAAACGCTGACGAGTCTAATACTAAATATGCTCAAGGCGGCATTGCTATTGTTACCGACAAAACCGAAGATTCGTATCAAAAACATATTGAAGATACTCTTATATGTGGAGATGGATTATGCGATGAAACAGTTGTAAAAATGGTCATAACCGAAGGGCCAAAACGTTTGAAAGAATTGATAGAATGGGGTGCTCAATTTGACCGTAATTCAAAAGGTACTTTTGATTTAGGCAAAGAAGGAGGCCATTCTGAAAACAGAGTAGTACACCACAAAGACCAAACGGGTCATGAGATCCAGCGTGCTATTTTGGAACAAGTCATGCAAAAAGAAAACATAGCTGTTCTGGATCATCATTTTGCTTTAGAATTGATTACCAAAGACAATAAATGTTTGGGAGCATATGCCCTTGACGAAAAAACAAATGAAATTATCACCTATAAATCTGATGTTACTTTACTGGCAACAGGCGGAATTGGTCATTTATATGGCCACACGACCAACCCCATAATTGCAACTGGAGACGGAATTGCAATGGCATATCGTGCCAATGCAAAAATTCAGGATATGGAATTTATACAATTTCATCCAACAGCATTATTTGACAACACGGGTGGATCCAAATTTTTAATATCCGAAGCCGTTCGTGGTTTTGGAGCTCGATTGAGAACCAAAAAAGGGGAGTTATTTATGCACCTTTATGATTCTCGAGGAGATTTGGCTTCCAGAGATATAGTTTCACAAAGTATCGATTTGGAACTCAAAAAATCGGGTGATGAATGTGTTTATTTGGATTGTACTCATCTTGAAATGGAAGGTTTCAAAAAACACTTTCCGATGATTTACAAGCATTGCATGAAAGTTGGAATTGATCTTGAAAAAGACTGGATTCCCGTAGTTCCTGCTCAACATTATTTATGCGGCGGAATAGTTGTAGACATTAATGGAAAAACATCTATCGAAAATTTGTTTGCCTGTGGCGAATGTTCCAGAACAGGCTTGCATGGTGCCAATAGACTTGCCTCAAACTCTTTATTAGAAGCGCTAGTGTATTCGGATAAAATATACCATTACTTGGCCGAAAATCCATTTATCGCTCCAAAAACTGAAAATTCAATTCCAAAATGGCCTATCGAATCAAAAACAAAAATAGCACCTGAATACGTCGCACAAACCAAAGCAAAATTACAATTGCTGATGCGTCAAAATGCAGGGATCGTTCGATTTGATTCGGATCTATTGATAGCCAAAGAATCCCTTAAAGCCTTGCAAAACGAAATTGATGAGAAAATAAAAAACCACCTTGTTTGCACGGATTTATATGAATTGAATAATATGATAGACATAGGAAACCTTATCGTTCAGCAATCTATCGACCGAAATGGTAATTGCGGTGGATTTGTAAAGTTCGCTTCAAAGGATATTAAATAA